The Candidatus Tanganyikabacteria bacterium DNA window TCGCGCTGTCGTGCAGTTCGCCGTTCTGGCTGGGCCGCAACACCGGGCTCAAGTCGAGCCGGGTGAGCGTCTTCAAGCGCTTCCCGCGCACCGGCATCCCCGACGCCTTCGAGTCCTGGGCGGCCTTCGAGCGGTACGTCGAGGTGCTGGTCAAGACCGGCTGCATCGACAACGGCAAGAAGATCTGGTGGGACGTGCGCCCGCACTCGTTCTACAACACCATCGAATTCCGGGTTTGCGACCTGCCGACGACGGTGGACACCACCATCGCCATCGTGGCGCTCGTGCAGGCGATAGTGGCCAAGCTGTACGTGCTGCGGCTGCAGAACATGCAGTTCCGCGAGTACCCGCGGGCGCTCATCGAGGAAAACAAGTGGCGCGCCAGCCGCTACGGCCTCGAGGGCAAGCTCATCGATTTCGGCAAGTGCGAGGAGATATCCACCAAGGAGCTCATCATCGAGTTGCTCGGCTTCGTGGACGATGTGGTGGACGCCCTGGGCTCGCGCGAGGAGATCGAACACGTCTACCGCTTGCTCGAGAAAGGCACCGACGCCGACCGCCAGCTCAAGGTCTGGAAGGAGTCCGGCGGAGACTGCAAGGCGGTCGTGGACGACATGATCGAGCGCACCATGCTCAACGTGGGCCCGGCACCCAAGGCCGGGGCGGGGGTATCCGCCGCCAAGATCGGGGAATAGCCATTGCCCAAGACCCGCCTGGACGACGTCGTCTTCGACCCCGAACTGGTCGCGGGGGCGCAGAACGCCGTGCGCGTGTGCCTCAAGGTCCGCGACGGCGAGAAGGTCACCCTCATCACCGATCGGGAGACCATGGAGGTCGCCGCCTGCATATACGACGAACTCAAGAAGGTGGGCGCCCGGGTCGAGGACTTCGTGCTGGAAGACTATGCTCTGCGGCCGCTGGCCTCGACGCCCTGGGAGGTGCTCGACAGCGTGGCCCGGAGCGCCGCCACGCTCTACGCCGTCATGCCGCAACCTGGCGAGGTCGTCACGCGCGCCCAGGTGATCAACCTGGCCACGCGCCGCAAGGTGCGCTATGGCCACATGGTGGGCATCACCAAGCAGATCATGCAGCAGGGCATGCGGGCCGACTTCGACCGCATCAACCGCATGAGCCTCAAGCTGCGCAGCATGCTTGCCGAGTGCCGCGTCATCAAAGTCACGAGCCCCGCGGGCACCGACCTGGAAGTCGAGCACGACCCGCTCAAGTACCGCTGGATCAAGACGAGCGGCCTCATCAGCCGCGACGCCTGGGGCAACCTGCCTGGCGGCGAGATCTTCACCCACCCCGATCTGGTGCGCGGCGTCTGGGTCTGCGACGGCCCGGCGGGAGACTACTTCTCGGGCAAGTACGGCGATCTGCACCGCTCGCCGCTCAAGGTCGAGATCGCGAATTCCCGCATCAAGGGCGTGACCTGCGATCGCGAGGAGGTGGCCCTGGAGTTCTGGGACTACGTCCACGAGGCGGAAAACGCCAACCGCGTCGGCGAGGTCGCGGTCGGCACCAACCTCAACGTCACCGAGTTCACCGGCAACCTTCTCCAGGACGAGAAGATTCCCGGCTTCCACATCGCCTTCGGCGAGCCGTGCGGCGTGCTCACCGGGGCCGACTGGACATGTCCCACGCACATCGATCTGCTGGCGCGGGACTGCAACATCTGGCTGGATGGCCAGTGCATCATGGCAGCAGGCAAATTCCTGGTCTGATTTAGGAGATACCTCTATGGCAGCGAAAAAGGTCGGCATCCTGGTCGGTTGGGAAGACACGTTCCCGCCAGCGTTCATCGATGCCGTCAACAAGAAGGGCAACGGCGAGATTTCCGCCGAGATGGCGCAAGTCGGCAACACGACCCATGAAGACGAAAAGCGCTACGACGTGCTCGTGGACCGCATCTCGCACGAGATCCACATGTACAAGCCGTGGCTCAAGCTGGCGGCCCTCAACGGCACGTACGTCATCAACGACCCGTTCTGGTGGCTGTCCGACGACAAGTTCTTCGACAACGCGCTGATCAGCCGCCTGGGCCTCGCTGCCCCGCGCACCGTCGTGCTGCCCAGTTTCGAGCGCAACCCCAGCACCACCGAGAAGAGCCACCGCAACATGCTGTTGATGGACTGGGGCAAGCTATTCGACTATCTCAAGTTCCCGATGTTCATGAAGCCGTACGACGGCGGCGGGTGGAAGCACGTCTACAAGTGCAAGACTCCCGAAGAGGTCTTCTACTACTACAGCCAGACCGGCCAGCACGTGATGATGCTGCAGGAGGCCATCGAGTTCGAACTCTACTGCCGCTGCCTCTGCATCGGCCGCGACAACATCATCCCGATCGAGTACGACCCGACCGCCAAGGAGCGCACGGGCTTCGGCCAGTACGTCATCGGCGATCGCTTCGAGGCGGGCAAGAGCGCCCTGGCGGATCGCATCATTCAGGAGGCCCGCGTCATCAATAACGCCCTGGGCTACGACATGAACTCGGTGGAGTTCGCGGTGCGCAAGGAGAGTGGCGAGTACGTCCCGTACGCCATCGACTTCATGAACCCCGCGCCCGACATGGACTACTACTCCATCCAGGAGCCGTACTTCAAGCGCGTCGTGGCCGCCATGAGCGACCTGGTCGTGGACATCGCGAAGAACGGCCGCGAACTCAACACCGGCCACTACCCCTGGCGCAAGCTCCTGGCCGCGGGCGGCCAGAATGGCGCGGCCAAGGTCTCCAAGAAGGAGAAGGTCGCCAAGTAACGGCCTCCGTGCCGACCTCCGCGAATGCCCGCTTCCTGACGGCGTTGATTTCCAGCATCGTCGGCCTGGAAGCGGGCGAGGGCATTCCCGACGCGGCACTCGCGATCTTCCATGAGGCGATCGGCAAGCGACCGCCGGCTCTCCGGCGCCAGGTGGGGGTCTTCCTGAACCTGCTCAGGTGGTTGCCCGCCCTGCGCCACGGCAAGCCGTTCGAGCGCCTGTCAGAAGATCAACATGTTGCTGTGCTGACATGGTTTCAGAGCGCACCCGTCGCCTTGTTTCGAAAGGGCTTCTGGGGCGTGAAGGCCCTGGTGTACATGGGCTACTACGGCCGGCCGGAGCTTGGCCCCGAAATCGGCTACCGGCCGTCGCCCGGCGGGAACGACCTGCTCCGTGCCTGACAGCGTCAAGGACTACGACGTCGTCATCGTGGGCTCGGGCGCCGGCGGCGGCACCGTGGCGGCCGAACTGGCGCCCCTGTGCAAGGACGGCCTCCGCGTGGCGGTGCTCGAAGCGGGCCCGCGCTTCCGAGCCGAGGATCTGCGGGACCTCCCCGAGACCGCGGCGGCCGAACGGCTCTACGTGGACGGCGGCGGCTTCTTCACTCGCGACCGGGCCATGACCCTGGCCTTCGGCCGGGGCTACGGCGGATCGACGCAGGTCTACACCGGCACGTCCCTGAAGATCCCGGAGAAGGTGGTCGCGGACTGGGGTGTCCCGGGCCTGACGGCCGAGGACGTGCACCTTCGCACCGCCAAGTACATGGCGCAGAACAACGTCCACCTGCTGCCCGAAGAGCTGATCAACGAGAACAACCGCCTCTTCCGCGACGGGTGCCGGGCGCTGGGCTTCCGCGTGGAGCAGTTCCCGGTCAACGTCAAGGGCTGCCGGGGTTCCGGCCGCTGCAACCTGGGGTGCGGCAACGGCGCCAAGCAGGGCACCCA harbors:
- a CDS encoding carboxylate-amine ligase, with product MFEQFTIGVEEEYQIVDPETRELRSHISVMLDEGKVVLGERVKPEMHQSVVEVGTGICKNVQQARAEVSDLRRIVSDLARKNGLRIAAAGTHPFSDWSRQDITPHERYIHLVEDLQDVARGNLIFGMHVHIGIESHTQAIELFNQARYFLPHLLALSCSSPFWLGRNTGLKSSRVSVFKRFPRTGIPDAFESWAAFERYVEVLVKTGCIDNGKKIWWDVRPHSFYNTIEFRVCDLPTTVDTTIAIVALVQAIVAKLYVLRLQNMQFREYPRALIEENKWRASRYGLEGKLIDFGKCEEISTKELIIELLGFVDDVVDALGSREEIEHVYRLLEKGTDADRQLKVWKESGGDCKAVVDDMIERTMLNVGPAPKAGAGVSAAKIGE
- a CDS encoding aminopeptidase translates to MPKTRLDDVVFDPELVAGAQNAVRVCLKVRDGEKVTLITDRETMEVAACIYDELKKVGARVEDFVLEDYALRPLASTPWEVLDSVARSAATLYAVMPQPGEVVTRAQVINLATRRKVRYGHMVGITKQIMQQGMRADFDRINRMSLKLRSMLAECRVIKVTSPAGTDLEVEHDPLKYRWIKTSGLISRDAWGNLPGGEIFTHPDLVRGVWVCDGPAGDYFSGKYGDLHRSPLKVEIANSRIKGVTCDREEVALEFWDYVHEAENANRVGEVAVGTNLNVTEFTGNLLQDEKIPGFHIAFGEPCGVLTGADWTCPTHIDLLARDCNIWLDGQCIMAAGKFLV